A portion of the Epinephelus moara isolate mb chromosome 4, YSFRI_EMoa_1.0, whole genome shotgun sequence genome contains these proteins:
- the zgc:66447 gene encoding SLAIN motif-containing protein-like isoform X5 yields MVVPDSASVVPQADNGSPAGLMESSKSGCKEEEDGGQDLAGVELEEVRKLQELVRRLEVQNETLRNRGSKTIIHRGASSNSNLTAADNINERLTCEKVNISHLRLEHSGKLGSTDFELSPPQDSSSGEDMSPLPVANRLEEDDEEEEEVEEEDQGPCGGFLTLTCSNGAGQSQTPESPSQGSYESETLAESDSGVDQTALDEVDVLDLEDECAEVEDEDSWLYVSPKKQVADQGPESPLKWCRQALDHRSPETEIACRTLISRLDQSMPTPSRWRNMYSSPSAEAGSAGSGLISPGYHKSTNKSLLTCGSSGVTSMHSALSSQSSIDSELSTSDDSISMGYKLQDLTDVQIMARLQEESLRQDYASSSASASRRSSTASLQSLRRGCTYSDQEFDSYSLEDEEDEFCSMPQRRHRFTPSPLGSPRCLSPSTSNHGQEYSSRLGAPRTRTPRRSLQGPSAELLKFAKSEGMACSRLRSNGQSPLSLRTPVKAVTPVGTMAPGRQPSRGLPVVQGPPAGGGRRVQSPGSANGGGYIPGRASTGAGRGAMGRGQTSTRGKLSQPPRRSLGMTKMSDESWKDGCY; encoded by the exons ATGGTGGTCCCGGACAGTGCCAGCGTGGTCCCCCAGGCTGACAATGGCAGTCCCGCAGGCCTCATGGAGAGCTCCAAGTCCGGGTgcaaggaggaggaagatggggGTCAGGACCTGGCAGgggtggagctggaggaggtCCGAAAGCTGCAGGAGCTTGTCCGTAGGTTGGAGGTCCAGAATGAGACCCTGCGCAACAGAGGCAGCAAGACCATCATCCACAGAGGAGCCAGCAGTAACAGCAACCTCACAGCCGCTGACAATATCAACGAGAGGCTGACTTGTGAGAAGGTGAACATCTCCCACCTCAGACTGGAGCACAGTGGCAAGCTGGGCAGCACAGACTTTGAGCTGTCACCCCCTCAGGACAGCAGTAGCGGCGAAGACATGTCCCCTCTGCCCGTGGCCAACAGgttggaggaagatgatgaagaagaggaggaggtagaAGAGGAGGACCAGGGCCCTTGTGGGGGCTTTCTCACCTTGACCTGCAGCAACGGAGCGGGACAGTCCCAGACGCCAGAGAGCCCCTCTCAGGGAAGTTATGAGTCAGAGACACTTGCAGAGAGCGACTCAGGGGTGGACCAAACTGCACTGGATGAGGTGGATGTCCTAGATTTGGAGGATGAGTGTGCAGAAGTAGAGGACGAGGACAGTTG GTTGTACGTGTCTCCGAAAAAGCAAGTAGCAGATCAAGGCCCAGAGTCTCCGTTGAAGTGGTGTCGGCAGGCTCTTGACCACCGCAGCCCAGAGACAGAGATTGCTTGTCGGACCCTGATCAGCCGCTTGGACCAGAGTATGCCAACAC CGTCTCGATGGAGGAACATGTACAGTAGCCCATCAGCAGAGGCAGGCTCGGCAGGCTCAGGCCTGATCTCTCCTGGGTACCACAAATCAACTAACAAATCCCTACTAACCTGTGGCAGCTCAG GTGTCACAAGCATGCACTCAGCCCTGAGCTCGCAGTCCTCCATAGACAGTGAGCTCAGCACATCAGATGACTCCATCTCCATGGGCTACAAGCTGCAGGATCTCACCGATGTCCAGATCATGGCTCGCCTCCAGGAAGAGA GTCTGAGGCAGGATTATGCCTCCAGCTCCGCATCTGCATCACGCCGCAGCTCCACAGCCTCTCTGCAGTCCCTGCGCCGGGGCTGCACCTACAGCGATCAGGAATTTGACAGCTACAGCCTGGAGGACGAAGAGGATGAGTTCTGCTCAATGCCCCAGCGACGACATCGCTTCACGCCCTCGCCCTTAGGCTCGCCCCGGTGCCTgtccccctccacctccaacCACGGTCAGGAATACAGCAGCCGACTCGGGGCCCCACGCACAAGAACGCCCAGACGGTCTCTCCAGGGCCCCAGTGCAGAGCTGCTGAAGTTTGCCAAGAGTGAGG GTATGGCTTGCAGTCGGCTGCGTAGCAATGGCCAGTCGCCTCTCTCGCTGCGGACTCCAGTTAAAGCTGTCACTCCTGTGGGCACCATGGCACCTGGTCGTCAGCCGTCCAGAGGTCTGCCTGTTGTCCAAGGACCACCTGCAGGAGGGGGGCGCAGGGTCCAGTCCCCAGGCTCTGCCAACGGCGGAGGCTACATACCTGGAAGAGCCTCCACCGGTGCAGGGAGGGGTGCTATGGGCCGAGGACAGACATCTACCAGGGGGAAACTTTCACAGCCCCCCAGGAG GTCTTTGGGCATGACTAAAATGTCAGATGAATCCTGGAAGGATGGCTGTTACTGA
- the zgc:66447 gene encoding SLAIN motif-containing protein-like isoform X3 gives MVVPDSASVVPQADNGSPAGLMESSKSGCKEEEDGGQDLAGVELEEVRKLQELVRRLEVQNETLRNRGSKTIIHRGASSNSNLTAADNINERLTCEKVNISHLRLEHSGKLGSTDFELSPPQDSSSGEDMSPLPVANRLEEDDEEEEEVEEEDQGPCGGFLTLTCSNGAGQSQTPESPSQGSYESETLAESDSGVDQTALDEVDVLDLEDECAEVEDEDSWLYVSPKKQVADQGPESPLKWCRQALDHRSPETEIACRTLISRLDQTSRWRNMYSSPSAEAGSAGSGLISPGYHKSTNKSLLTCGSSGVTSMHSALSSQSSIDSELSTSDDSISMGYKLQDLTDVQIMARLQEESLRQDYASSSASASRRSSTASLQSLRRGCTYSDQEFDSYSLEDEEDEFCSMPQRRHRFTPSPLGSPRCLSPSTSNHGQEYSSRLGAPRTRTPRRSLQGPSAELLKFAKSEEELRHSMPNLAPRTSLRSLEAVRNSRSMEANLQSSGNRMSHLTHSPSTGMACSRLRSNGQSPLSLRTPVKAVTPVGTMAPGRQPSRGLPVVQGPPAGGGRRVQSPGSANGGGYIPGRASTGAGRGAMGRGQTSTRGKLSQPPRRSLGMTKMSDESWKDGCY, from the exons ATGGTGGTCCCGGACAGTGCCAGCGTGGTCCCCCAGGCTGACAATGGCAGTCCCGCAGGCCTCATGGAGAGCTCCAAGTCCGGGTgcaaggaggaggaagatggggGTCAGGACCTGGCAGgggtggagctggaggaggtCCGAAAGCTGCAGGAGCTTGTCCGTAGGTTGGAGGTCCAGAATGAGACCCTGCGCAACAGAGGCAGCAAGACCATCATCCACAGAGGAGCCAGCAGTAACAGCAACCTCACAGCCGCTGACAATATCAACGAGAGGCTGACTTGTGAGAAGGTGAACATCTCCCACCTCAGACTGGAGCACAGTGGCAAGCTGGGCAGCACAGACTTTGAGCTGTCACCCCCTCAGGACAGCAGTAGCGGCGAAGACATGTCCCCTCTGCCCGTGGCCAACAGgttggaggaagatgatgaagaagaggaggaggtagaAGAGGAGGACCAGGGCCCTTGTGGGGGCTTTCTCACCTTGACCTGCAGCAACGGAGCGGGACAGTCCCAGACGCCAGAGAGCCCCTCTCAGGGAAGTTATGAGTCAGAGACACTTGCAGAGAGCGACTCAGGGGTGGACCAAACTGCACTGGATGAGGTGGATGTCCTAGATTTGGAGGATGAGTGTGCAGAAGTAGAGGACGAGGACAGTTG GTTGTACGTGTCTCCGAAAAAGCAAGTAGCAGATCAAGGCCCAGAGTCTCCGTTGAAGTGGTGTCGGCAGGCTCTTGACCACCGCAGCCCAGAGACAGAGATTGCTTGTCGGACCCTGATCAGCCGCTTGGACCAGA CGTCTCGATGGAGGAACATGTACAGTAGCCCATCAGCAGAGGCAGGCTCGGCAGGCTCAGGCCTGATCTCTCCTGGGTACCACAAATCAACTAACAAATCCCTACTAACCTGTGGCAGCTCAG GTGTCACAAGCATGCACTCAGCCCTGAGCTCGCAGTCCTCCATAGACAGTGAGCTCAGCACATCAGATGACTCCATCTCCATGGGCTACAAGCTGCAGGATCTCACCGATGTCCAGATCATGGCTCGCCTCCAGGAAGAGA GTCTGAGGCAGGATTATGCCTCCAGCTCCGCATCTGCATCACGCCGCAGCTCCACAGCCTCTCTGCAGTCCCTGCGCCGGGGCTGCACCTACAGCGATCAGGAATTTGACAGCTACAGCCTGGAGGACGAAGAGGATGAGTTCTGCTCAATGCCCCAGCGACGACATCGCTTCACGCCCTCGCCCTTAGGCTCGCCCCGGTGCCTgtccccctccacctccaacCACGGTCAGGAATACAGCAGCCGACTCGGGGCCCCACGCACAAGAACGCCCAGACGGTCTCTCCAGGGCCCCAGTGCAGAGCTGCTGAAGTTTGCCAAGAGTGAGG AAGAGTTGAGGCACAGCATGCCTAATCTGGCCCCCCGCACCAGCCTACGTTCCCTGGAAGCAGTCAGAAACAGCCGCAGCATGGAGGCTAACCTCCAGAGCTCTGGCAACCGCATGTCCCACCTGACTCACTCCCCCTCCACAG GTATGGCTTGCAGTCGGCTGCGTAGCAATGGCCAGTCGCCTCTCTCGCTGCGGACTCCAGTTAAAGCTGTCACTCCTGTGGGCACCATGGCACCTGGTCGTCAGCCGTCCAGAGGTCTGCCTGTTGTCCAAGGACCACCTGCAGGAGGGGGGCGCAGGGTCCAGTCCCCAGGCTCTGCCAACGGCGGAGGCTACATACCTGGAAGAGCCTCCACCGGTGCAGGGAGGGGTGCTATGGGCCGAGGACAGACATCTACCAGGGGGAAACTTTCACAGCCCCCCAGGAG GTCTTTGGGCATGACTAAAATGTCAGATGAATCCTGGAAGGATGGCTGTTACTGA
- the zgc:66447 gene encoding SLAIN motif-containing protein-like isoform X2: MVVPDSASVVPQADNGSPAGLMESSKSGCKEEEDGGQDLAGVELEEVRKLQELVRRLEVQNETLRNRGSKTIIHRGASSNSNLTAADNINERLTCEKVNISHLRLEHSGKLGSTDFELSPPQDSSSGEDMSPLPVANRLEEDDEEEEEVEEEDQGPCGGFLTLTCSNGAGQSQTPESPSQGSYESETLAESDSGVDQTALDEVDVLDLEDECAEVEDEDSWLYVSPKKQVADQGPESPLKWCRQALDHRSPETEIACRTLISRLDQSMPTPSRWRNMYSSPSAEAGSAGSGLISPGYHKSTNKSLLTCGSSGVTSMHSALSSQSSIDSELSTSDDSISMGYKLQDLTDVQIMARLQEESLRQDYASSSASASRRSSTASLQSLRRGCTYSDQEFDSYSLEDEEDEFCSMPQRRHRFTPSPLGSPRCLSPSTSNHGQEYSSRLGAPRTRTPRRSLQGPSAELLKFAKSEELRHSMPNLAPRTSLRSLEAVRNSRSMEANLQSSGNRMSHLTHSPSTGMACSRLRSNGQSPLSLRTPVKAVTPVGTMAPGRQPSRGLPVVQGPPAGGGRRVQSPGSANGGGYIPGRASTGAGRGAMGRGQTSTRGKLSQPPRRSLGMTKMSDESWKDGCY; the protein is encoded by the exons ATGGTGGTCCCGGACAGTGCCAGCGTGGTCCCCCAGGCTGACAATGGCAGTCCCGCAGGCCTCATGGAGAGCTCCAAGTCCGGGTgcaaggaggaggaagatggggGTCAGGACCTGGCAGgggtggagctggaggaggtCCGAAAGCTGCAGGAGCTTGTCCGTAGGTTGGAGGTCCAGAATGAGACCCTGCGCAACAGAGGCAGCAAGACCATCATCCACAGAGGAGCCAGCAGTAACAGCAACCTCACAGCCGCTGACAATATCAACGAGAGGCTGACTTGTGAGAAGGTGAACATCTCCCACCTCAGACTGGAGCACAGTGGCAAGCTGGGCAGCACAGACTTTGAGCTGTCACCCCCTCAGGACAGCAGTAGCGGCGAAGACATGTCCCCTCTGCCCGTGGCCAACAGgttggaggaagatgatgaagaagaggaggaggtagaAGAGGAGGACCAGGGCCCTTGTGGGGGCTTTCTCACCTTGACCTGCAGCAACGGAGCGGGACAGTCCCAGACGCCAGAGAGCCCCTCTCAGGGAAGTTATGAGTCAGAGACACTTGCAGAGAGCGACTCAGGGGTGGACCAAACTGCACTGGATGAGGTGGATGTCCTAGATTTGGAGGATGAGTGTGCAGAAGTAGAGGACGAGGACAGTTG GTTGTACGTGTCTCCGAAAAAGCAAGTAGCAGATCAAGGCCCAGAGTCTCCGTTGAAGTGGTGTCGGCAGGCTCTTGACCACCGCAGCCCAGAGACAGAGATTGCTTGTCGGACCCTGATCAGCCGCTTGGACCAGAGTATGCCAACAC CGTCTCGATGGAGGAACATGTACAGTAGCCCATCAGCAGAGGCAGGCTCGGCAGGCTCAGGCCTGATCTCTCCTGGGTACCACAAATCAACTAACAAATCCCTACTAACCTGTGGCAGCTCAG GTGTCACAAGCATGCACTCAGCCCTGAGCTCGCAGTCCTCCATAGACAGTGAGCTCAGCACATCAGATGACTCCATCTCCATGGGCTACAAGCTGCAGGATCTCACCGATGTCCAGATCATGGCTCGCCTCCAGGAAGAGA GTCTGAGGCAGGATTATGCCTCCAGCTCCGCATCTGCATCACGCCGCAGCTCCACAGCCTCTCTGCAGTCCCTGCGCCGGGGCTGCACCTACAGCGATCAGGAATTTGACAGCTACAGCCTGGAGGACGAAGAGGATGAGTTCTGCTCAATGCCCCAGCGACGACATCGCTTCACGCCCTCGCCCTTAGGCTCGCCCCGGTGCCTgtccccctccacctccaacCACGGTCAGGAATACAGCAGCCGACTCGGGGCCCCACGCACAAGAACGCCCAGACGGTCTCTCCAGGGCCCCAGTGCAGAGCTGCTGAAGTTTGCCAAGAGTGAGG AGTTGAGGCACAGCATGCCTAATCTGGCCCCCCGCACCAGCCTACGTTCCCTGGAAGCAGTCAGAAACAGCCGCAGCATGGAGGCTAACCTCCAGAGCTCTGGCAACCGCATGTCCCACCTGACTCACTCCCCCTCCACAG GTATGGCTTGCAGTCGGCTGCGTAGCAATGGCCAGTCGCCTCTCTCGCTGCGGACTCCAGTTAAAGCTGTCACTCCTGTGGGCACCATGGCACCTGGTCGTCAGCCGTCCAGAGGTCTGCCTGTTGTCCAAGGACCACCTGCAGGAGGGGGGCGCAGGGTCCAGTCCCCAGGCTCTGCCAACGGCGGAGGCTACATACCTGGAAGAGCCTCCACCGGTGCAGGGAGGGGTGCTATGGGCCGAGGACAGACATCTACCAGGGGGAAACTTTCACAGCCCCCCAGGAG GTCTTTGGGCATGACTAAAATGTCAGATGAATCCTGGAAGGATGGCTGTTACTGA
- the zgc:66447 gene encoding SLAIN motif-containing protein-like isoform X4, with translation MVVPDSASVVPQADNGSPAGLMESSKSGCKEEEDGGQDLAGVELEEVRKLQELVRRLEVQNETLRNRGSKTIIHRGASSNSNLTAADNINERLTCEKVNISHLRLEHSGKLGSTDFELSPPQDSSSGEDMSPLPVANRLEEDDEEEEEVEEEDQGPCGGFLTLTCSNGAGQSQTPESPSQGSYESETLAESDSGVDQTALDEVDVLDLEDECAEVEDEDSWLYVSPKKQVADQGPESPLKWCRQALDHRSPETEIACRTLISRLDQSMPTRVTSMHSALSSQSSIDSELSTSDDSISMGYKLQDLTDVQIMARLQEESLRQDYASSSASASRRSSTASLQSLRRGCTYSDQEFDSYSLEDEEDEFCSMPQRRHRFTPSPLGSPRCLSPSTSNHGQEYSSRLGAPRTRTPRRSLQGPSAELLKFAKSEEELRHSMPNLAPRTSLRSLEAVRNSRSMEANLQSSGNRMSHLTHSPSTGMACSRLRSNGQSPLSLRTPVKAVTPVGTMAPGRQPSRGLPVVQGPPAGGGRRVQSPGSANGGGYIPGRASTGAGRGAMGRGQTSTRGKLSQPPRRSLGMTKMSDESWKDGCY, from the exons ATGGTGGTCCCGGACAGTGCCAGCGTGGTCCCCCAGGCTGACAATGGCAGTCCCGCAGGCCTCATGGAGAGCTCCAAGTCCGGGTgcaaggaggaggaagatggggGTCAGGACCTGGCAGgggtggagctggaggaggtCCGAAAGCTGCAGGAGCTTGTCCGTAGGTTGGAGGTCCAGAATGAGACCCTGCGCAACAGAGGCAGCAAGACCATCATCCACAGAGGAGCCAGCAGTAACAGCAACCTCACAGCCGCTGACAATATCAACGAGAGGCTGACTTGTGAGAAGGTGAACATCTCCCACCTCAGACTGGAGCACAGTGGCAAGCTGGGCAGCACAGACTTTGAGCTGTCACCCCCTCAGGACAGCAGTAGCGGCGAAGACATGTCCCCTCTGCCCGTGGCCAACAGgttggaggaagatgatgaagaagaggaggaggtagaAGAGGAGGACCAGGGCCCTTGTGGGGGCTTTCTCACCTTGACCTGCAGCAACGGAGCGGGACAGTCCCAGACGCCAGAGAGCCCCTCTCAGGGAAGTTATGAGTCAGAGACACTTGCAGAGAGCGACTCAGGGGTGGACCAAACTGCACTGGATGAGGTGGATGTCCTAGATTTGGAGGATGAGTGTGCAGAAGTAGAGGACGAGGACAGTTG GTTGTACGTGTCTCCGAAAAAGCAAGTAGCAGATCAAGGCCCAGAGTCTCCGTTGAAGTGGTGTCGGCAGGCTCTTGACCACCGCAGCCCAGAGACAGAGATTGCTTGTCGGACCCTGATCAGCCGCTTGGACCAGAGTATGCCAACAC GTGTCACAAGCATGCACTCAGCCCTGAGCTCGCAGTCCTCCATAGACAGTGAGCTCAGCACATCAGATGACTCCATCTCCATGGGCTACAAGCTGCAGGATCTCACCGATGTCCAGATCATGGCTCGCCTCCAGGAAGAGA GTCTGAGGCAGGATTATGCCTCCAGCTCCGCATCTGCATCACGCCGCAGCTCCACAGCCTCTCTGCAGTCCCTGCGCCGGGGCTGCACCTACAGCGATCAGGAATTTGACAGCTACAGCCTGGAGGACGAAGAGGATGAGTTCTGCTCAATGCCCCAGCGACGACATCGCTTCACGCCCTCGCCCTTAGGCTCGCCCCGGTGCCTgtccccctccacctccaacCACGGTCAGGAATACAGCAGCCGACTCGGGGCCCCACGCACAAGAACGCCCAGACGGTCTCTCCAGGGCCCCAGTGCAGAGCTGCTGAAGTTTGCCAAGAGTGAGG AAGAGTTGAGGCACAGCATGCCTAATCTGGCCCCCCGCACCAGCCTACGTTCCCTGGAAGCAGTCAGAAACAGCCGCAGCATGGAGGCTAACCTCCAGAGCTCTGGCAACCGCATGTCCCACCTGACTCACTCCCCCTCCACAG GTATGGCTTGCAGTCGGCTGCGTAGCAATGGCCAGTCGCCTCTCTCGCTGCGGACTCCAGTTAAAGCTGTCACTCCTGTGGGCACCATGGCACCTGGTCGTCAGCCGTCCAGAGGTCTGCCTGTTGTCCAAGGACCACCTGCAGGAGGGGGGCGCAGGGTCCAGTCCCCAGGCTCTGCCAACGGCGGAGGCTACATACCTGGAAGAGCCTCCACCGGTGCAGGGAGGGGTGCTATGGGCCGAGGACAGACATCTACCAGGGGGAAACTTTCACAGCCCCCCAGGAG GTCTTTGGGCATGACTAAAATGTCAGATGAATCCTGGAAGGATGGCTGTTACTGA
- the zgc:66447 gene encoding SLAIN motif-containing protein-like isoform X1 — MVVPDSASVVPQADNGSPAGLMESSKSGCKEEEDGGQDLAGVELEEVRKLQELVRRLEVQNETLRNRGSKTIIHRGASSNSNLTAADNINERLTCEKVNISHLRLEHSGKLGSTDFELSPPQDSSSGEDMSPLPVANRLEEDDEEEEEVEEEDQGPCGGFLTLTCSNGAGQSQTPESPSQGSYESETLAESDSGVDQTALDEVDVLDLEDECAEVEDEDSWLYVSPKKQVADQGPESPLKWCRQALDHRSPETEIACRTLISRLDQSMPTPSRWRNMYSSPSAEAGSAGSGLISPGYHKSTNKSLLTCGSSGVTSMHSALSSQSSIDSELSTSDDSISMGYKLQDLTDVQIMARLQEESLRQDYASSSASASRRSSTASLQSLRRGCTYSDQEFDSYSLEDEEDEFCSMPQRRHRFTPSPLGSPRCLSPSTSNHGQEYSSRLGAPRTRTPRRSLQGPSAELLKFAKSEEELRHSMPNLAPRTSLRSLEAVRNSRSMEANLQSSGNRMSHLTHSPSTGMACSRLRSNGQSPLSLRTPVKAVTPVGTMAPGRQPSRGLPVVQGPPAGGGRRVQSPGSANGGGYIPGRASTGAGRGAMGRGQTSTRGKLSQPPRRSLGMTKMSDESWKDGCY; from the exons ATGGTGGTCCCGGACAGTGCCAGCGTGGTCCCCCAGGCTGACAATGGCAGTCCCGCAGGCCTCATGGAGAGCTCCAAGTCCGGGTgcaaggaggaggaagatggggGTCAGGACCTGGCAGgggtggagctggaggaggtCCGAAAGCTGCAGGAGCTTGTCCGTAGGTTGGAGGTCCAGAATGAGACCCTGCGCAACAGAGGCAGCAAGACCATCATCCACAGAGGAGCCAGCAGTAACAGCAACCTCACAGCCGCTGACAATATCAACGAGAGGCTGACTTGTGAGAAGGTGAACATCTCCCACCTCAGACTGGAGCACAGTGGCAAGCTGGGCAGCACAGACTTTGAGCTGTCACCCCCTCAGGACAGCAGTAGCGGCGAAGACATGTCCCCTCTGCCCGTGGCCAACAGgttggaggaagatgatgaagaagaggaggaggtagaAGAGGAGGACCAGGGCCCTTGTGGGGGCTTTCTCACCTTGACCTGCAGCAACGGAGCGGGACAGTCCCAGACGCCAGAGAGCCCCTCTCAGGGAAGTTATGAGTCAGAGACACTTGCAGAGAGCGACTCAGGGGTGGACCAAACTGCACTGGATGAGGTGGATGTCCTAGATTTGGAGGATGAGTGTGCAGAAGTAGAGGACGAGGACAGTTG GTTGTACGTGTCTCCGAAAAAGCAAGTAGCAGATCAAGGCCCAGAGTCTCCGTTGAAGTGGTGTCGGCAGGCTCTTGACCACCGCAGCCCAGAGACAGAGATTGCTTGTCGGACCCTGATCAGCCGCTTGGACCAGAGTATGCCAACAC CGTCTCGATGGAGGAACATGTACAGTAGCCCATCAGCAGAGGCAGGCTCGGCAGGCTCAGGCCTGATCTCTCCTGGGTACCACAAATCAACTAACAAATCCCTACTAACCTGTGGCAGCTCAG GTGTCACAAGCATGCACTCAGCCCTGAGCTCGCAGTCCTCCATAGACAGTGAGCTCAGCACATCAGATGACTCCATCTCCATGGGCTACAAGCTGCAGGATCTCACCGATGTCCAGATCATGGCTCGCCTCCAGGAAGAGA GTCTGAGGCAGGATTATGCCTCCAGCTCCGCATCTGCATCACGCCGCAGCTCCACAGCCTCTCTGCAGTCCCTGCGCCGGGGCTGCACCTACAGCGATCAGGAATTTGACAGCTACAGCCTGGAGGACGAAGAGGATGAGTTCTGCTCAATGCCCCAGCGACGACATCGCTTCACGCCCTCGCCCTTAGGCTCGCCCCGGTGCCTgtccccctccacctccaacCACGGTCAGGAATACAGCAGCCGACTCGGGGCCCCACGCACAAGAACGCCCAGACGGTCTCTCCAGGGCCCCAGTGCAGAGCTGCTGAAGTTTGCCAAGAGTGAGG AAGAGTTGAGGCACAGCATGCCTAATCTGGCCCCCCGCACCAGCCTACGTTCCCTGGAAGCAGTCAGAAACAGCCGCAGCATGGAGGCTAACCTCCAGAGCTCTGGCAACCGCATGTCCCACCTGACTCACTCCCCCTCCACAG GTATGGCTTGCAGTCGGCTGCGTAGCAATGGCCAGTCGCCTCTCTCGCTGCGGACTCCAGTTAAAGCTGTCACTCCTGTGGGCACCATGGCACCTGGTCGTCAGCCGTCCAGAGGTCTGCCTGTTGTCCAAGGACCACCTGCAGGAGGGGGGCGCAGGGTCCAGTCCCCAGGCTCTGCCAACGGCGGAGGCTACATACCTGGAAGAGCCTCCACCGGTGCAGGGAGGGGTGCTATGGGCCGAGGACAGACATCTACCAGGGGGAAACTTTCACAGCCCCCCAGGAG GTCTTTGGGCATGACTAAAATGTCAGATGAATCCTGGAAGGATGGCTGTTACTGA